GCGGCAGCCTCGGCGGCATGCAGGCCATGCAGTGGAGCATCACGTACCCCGATCGCATTCGTCACTGCCTGGCCATCGCCTCGGCACCGAAGCTGTCGGCGCAGAACATCGCCTTCAACGAAGTCGCACGCCAGGCGATCCTCACCGACCCTGACTTCCACGGCGGCTCGTTCCAGGAAGCGGGCGTGATCCCCAAGCGCGGCTTGATGCTGGCGCGGATGGTCGGGCACATCACCTACCTGTCCGACGATTCAATGGGCGAGAAATTCGGCCGTGGCCTCAAGAGCGAAAAGCTCAACTACGACTTCCACAGCGTCGAGTTCCAGGTTGAAAGCTACCTGCGTTATCAGGGCGAGGAGTTCTCCGGGCGTTTCGATGCCAACACTTACCTGCTGATGACCAAGGCGCTGGATTACTTCGACCCGGCGGCGAACTTCGACGATGACCTGGCGAAAACCTTCGCCGGCGCCTCGGCCAAGTTCTGCGTGATGTCCTTCACCACCGACTGGCGCTTCTCCCCTGCCCGCTCGCGGGAACTGGTGGACGCATTGATGGCGGCCAAGAAAGACGTTTGCTACCTCGAGATCGACGCTCCGCAAGGCCACGACGCCTTCCTGATTCCGATCCCGCGCTACTTGCAGGCGTTCAGCAATTACATGAACCGCATTACGTTGTGAGAAAGCCATGAGAGCTGATCTGGAAATCATCCAGGAATGGATCCCCGCCGGCAGCCGCGTGCTCGACCTCGGTTGCGGTGACGGCGAGCTGCTGACGTGGCTGCGGGACAACAAGCAAGTCACCGGCTACGGCCTGGAAAATGACCCGGACAACATCGCCGAGTGCGTGGCCAAGGGCATCAACGTGATCGAGCAGGACCTGGACAAGGGCCTGGGCAACTTTGCCAGCAACAGTTTCGACATCGTGGTCATGACCCAGGCGCTGCAAGCCGTGCACTACCCGGACAAGATCCTCGACGAAATGCTGCGCGTCGGTCGCCAGTGCATCATCACCTTCCCCAACTTCGGTCACTGGCGCTGCCGCTGGTACCTGGCGAGCAAGGGCCGGATGCCGGTGTCCGAGTTTCTGCCGTACACCTGGTACAACACGCCGAACATCCACTTCTGCACCTTCGAAGACTTTGAAGCATTGTGTCGCGAACGTGACGCAAAGGTCATTGATCGGCTTGCCGTGGATCAACAGCATCGGCACGGGTGGGCCAGTAAGCTATGGCCTAATCTGTTAGGTGAGATCGGTATCTACCGCGTCAGCAGCCCCGGGCTGCAAGACCACAAGGTCGCGGTCTGAACCACGACATTCCAAGGAGAACGATAATGGGTCGTCTAGCGCTGTTTGTACTCACTGCCTGCCTGAGCGTCACCGCCATGGCTGCCGATGCCATCAAAGGTGACCGTCAGGAAAAGTTCGGTGATTTGACGGTGCATTACAACACCTTCAACTCCACCTTCCTGACACCGGACATCGCCAAGGCCGCGGAGCTCACCCGCAGCAAGAATCAAGGCGTGATCAACGTTTCGGTGCTCAAGGATGGCAAGCCGCAGATGGCTCAAGTGAGCGGCACGGTCAAAGACCTGACCAGCCAGTCCGTGCCACTGAAATTCAAACAGATCACCGAACAAGGCGCGATCTACTACATCGCCCAGTTCCCGGTCGATCAGCAGGAAGTCCGCACCTTCGAGATCAAGGTGCAGAACGGTGACAAAATCAACACCATCAATTTCAACCAAGAGCTTTTCCCCGGCGAATGATCAACTTCACGCAACTCGTACTGGCCAGCCACAACGCCGGCAAACTCAAGGAACTCCAGGCCATGCTTGGCGGCTCGGTGCAACTGCGCTCGATCGGCGAGTTCAGCAGCGTCGAGCCTGAAGAAACCGGCCTGTCGTTCGTCGAGAACGCCATCCTCAAGGCCCGTAATGCCGCGCGCATTTCCGGCCTGCCGGCACTGGCCGACGACTCGGGACTGGCGGTGGATTTCCTCGGCGGTGCGCCGGGGATCTACTCGGCCCGTTATGCCGACGGCCAGGGCGATGCGGCGAACAACGCCAAACTGCTCGATGCCCTGAAAGACGTGCCGGAAGCCGAGCGCGGCGCGCAGTTCGTCTGCGTCCTGGCGCTGGTGCGTCACGCCGACGATCCATTGCCGATCCTTTGCGAAGGTCTGTGGCATGGCCGCATCCTGACCCAAGCCAGCGGTGATCACGGATTTGGCTACGACCCGCTGTTCTGGGTGCCGTCGCGCGATTGCTCCAGCGCCGAGCTAAGCCCGAACGAAAAGAACCTCATCAGCCACCGCGCCCGTGCAATGGATCTGCTGCGCCAGCGTCTAGGCCTGATATGACCCATGAATCATCCGCGTCGCCGCTGATTTTCGGCGGCGCCGCACAATCGCCTCGGGCGGCCTTGCCTGTGTTGCCTCCCCTGGCGTTGTACATCCACATCCCGTGGTGTGTGCGCAAATGCCCTTATTGCGACTTCAACTCCCACACCGCCAGCCCGGTGCTGCCGGAAGATGAGTACGTCGACGCGCTACTCGCTGACCTCGATCAGGATCTGCACGCCGTTTACGGCCGTGAATTGAGCTCGATCTTCTTTGGTGGCGGCACGCCGAGCCTGTTCAGCGCCGAAGCCTTGGGCCGATTGCTCAAGGGCGTCGAGCAGCGCATCCCGTTTGCCAGCGACATCGAAATCACCCTGGAGGCCAATCCGGGGACGTTCGAGCAAGAAAAGTTCGTCGCCTACCGCGCATTGGGCATCAATCGCTTGTCGATCGGCATCCAGAGCTTTCAGGAAGAGAAACTCAAGGCACTGGGGCGGATTCACAATGGCGATGAAGCGGTACGTGCCGCCGGCATGGCCCGCGAGGCCGGGTTCGATAACTTCAACCTGGACCTGATGCACGGTTTGCCGGATCAGTCGCTGGACGACGCCCTGAGCGACCTTCGTCAGGCCATCGCCCTGAAACCGACCCACTTGTCCTGGTATCAACTGACGCTGGAGCCGAACACGGTGTTCTGGAACCAGCCGCCGACGCTGCCGGAAGACGACATGCTGTGGGATATTCAGGAAGCCGGTCAGGCGCTGCTCGCCGAACACGGTTACGTGCAATACGAAGTCTCCGCCTATGCCCAGCCCGGTCGTCCGGCGCGGCACAACCTCAACTACTGGAGTTTTGGCGACTTCATCGGCATCGGCGCCGGCGCTCACGGCAAGCTCAGTCACCCGGACGGGCGCATTGTGCGCACCTGGAAGACGCGCCTGCCGAAGGACTACCTGAACCCGGCGAAAAGCTTCAAGGCTGGCGAGAAGGCACTGACCAATGATGAAATGCCGTTCGAGTTCCTGATGAACGCCTTGCGCCTGACCGAGGGCGTCGAATCGCGACTGTACCCGGAGCGTACCGGGCTGAGTCTGGAAAGCTTCGCCGAAGGCCGCCTCGAGGCCGAACAAAGCGGCTTGTTGCAGGTCGAACCGTCACGTCTGGCGGCCACCGAGCGCGGGCAACTGTTCCTCAATGACTTGCTGCAGAAATTTCTGAGCTGATTTCAGCCTTAAGGGAAAACGAATGGATTTGATACTCGACCTGCTCGCCACCGTCTCCCGCTGGAGCCGCAGCAACCTGTCGGAAATCTCGCTGGCGCTGGTGGGCTGTTTGCTCGTGCTGTTCGGCGCGGACATCAAAGGCTGGGTCGATCAACGCCTGGGCAGCATCGCCGGCGCCTTGCGCGTCCCGCTGATGGCCTTGGTATGCATGGTCGGCAGCGGTCTCGCGCTGATCTACGCCACGCCGTGGATCATCAAAGGCCTGAGCCAGTTCAACAACTACAGCCTGGCGCCGGTGTTGTTGGTGGTATTGGTGCTCATCGGCGTCGTCGCAGACCGCCGCTGACTTCAGCTACAACCGAAAACAACTGTGGGAGCGAGACCGGCTTGCCGGTCTCGCTCCCACAGTTTGTATTGCGTAGGGCTTAGGACTGCTTCTCGAACTTCAGGTCCCACACGCCATGCCCAAGACGTTCGCCGCGGCGTTCGAACTTGGTGATCGGGCGCTCGGCCGGGCGCGGAACGCACTTGCCGTCCTCCGCCAGGTTGCGATAACCCGGCGCAACGCTCATCACTTCCAGCATGTATTCGGCGTACGGCTCCCAGTCGGTGGCCATGTGCAGAATACCGCCGACCTTCAACTTGCTGCGCACCAGTTCAGCGAACGACGCCTGAACGATACGGCGCTTGTGATGCCGGCTCTTGTGCCACGGGTCGGGGAAAAACAGCATCAGGCGATCGAGGCTGTTGTCGGCGATGCAACGGTTGAGCACTTCGATCGCGTCGCAATCGTAGACCCGCAGGTTGGTCAGGCCCTGAGTCAGCACGCCATTGAGCAGCGCGCCGACACCCGGGCGGTGCACTTCCACGCCAATGAAATCCTGTTCCGGCGAGGCCGCGGCCATTTCCAGCAGCGAATGGCCCATGCCGAAACCGATTTCCAGCGAGCGCGGTGCCGAGCGGCCGAACACCTGGTCGTAATCCACCGGCGCGTCGGCCAATGGCAGCACGAACAGCGGCGTGCCTTGATCCAGGCCTTTTTGCTGGCCTTCGGTCATGCGCCCGGCGCGCATCACGAAACTCTTGATGCGGCGGTGTTGGCGCTCGTCGCCTTCTTCCGTCTGGATTGGCGTGTCGTTTGATTCAGTCATCAATGGCTCTTACTTGATCAGACCATCCAGCGGCGAAGAGGCGCTGGCATAGAGTTTTTTCGGCATGCGGCCGGCGAGGTAGGCCAGGCGGCCCGCAACGATGGCGTGTTTCATGGCTTCAGCCATCATGATCGGCTGCTGGGCATGGGCGATGGCCGAGTTCATCAGCACCGCTTCACACCCCAGTTCCATGGCGATGGTGGCGTCGGAAGCCGTACCGACACCGGCATCCACCAACACCGGAATCTTGGCTTCTTCGAGGATGATCTGCAGGTTGTACGGGTTGCAGATCCCCAGGCCCGTGCCGATCAGACCGGCCAGCGGCATGACCGCGATAACGCCGATTTCCGCCAGTTGACGGGCAATGATCGGGTCATCACTGGTGTACACCATCACGTCGAAACCTTCCTTGACCAGCACTTCGGCGGCCTTGAGGGTTTCGATGACGTTGGGGAACAGGGTTTTCTGGTCCGCCAGCACTTCCAGCTTCACCAGGTTGTGACCGCCGAGCAGCTCACGGGCCAGGCGGCAGGTGCGCACTGCCTCGGTAGCGTCGAAGCAACCGGCGGTGTTCGGCAGGAAGGTGTAACGATCCGGCGACAGGACTTCGAGCAGGTTCGGTTCGCCCGCATTCTGGCCGAGGTTGGTACGGCGCACGGCGAAGGTGACGATCTCGGCACCCGAGGCCTCGATGGCCAGGCGGGTTTCTTCCATGTCGCGGTACTTGCCGGTGCCTACCAGCAAACGCGACTGGTAAGTACGACCGGCCAGGACGAAGGGCTTGTCGCTACGAACGATGCTCATGGGAAATCCTCTGTAGGGGTGAGGTTCTTGCAGAATTCTGTGCCCTTAGGGGCCGGGCGACTAGCCGCCGCCGATGGCGTGCACCACTTCGACGGAATCGCCGTCGTTCAGCGTGGTTTCTGCGTGCTGGCTGCGCGGGACGATATCCAGATTGAGTTCGACCGCCACCCGGCGTCCGGTCAGATCCAGACGGGTCAGCAGGGCCGCAACGGTTTCACCGTCGGGCAGTTCAAGGGATTCGCCGTTCAACTGAATGCGCATGCCGAATGCCGCCATCATTTTTAGGGGCAGGCATTCTAGCCCGATCAGTCTTGGCGACCCAAGCCATTCGTCATGAAATGGACCGCCCGGTCAGCTCAACCGCCAGGCGGCAAGGCCCAGGCAGAGCCAGCCGACCAGAAATGCCAGGCCGCCGAAGGGTGTGATGATCCCGAGCTTGCTGATGCCGGTCAGGGTCAACAGGTACAGGCTGCCGGAAAACAGCAGAATACCGATGGCAAACGAAGCGCCAGCCCATGTGATCAAGCGCCCCTGAACCTGTGTGGCCAGCAACGCTATACCCAACAGAGCCAGGGTGTGCACCAGTTGGTAGGTGACGCCAGTGTGGAAGATCGCCAGGTATTCAGGCGTCAGCCGGTTTTTCAGGCCATGGGCGGCGAACGCGCCAAGGGCAACGCCAGTGAAGCCGAAAAAAGCGGCCAGCATCAGAAAGCCACGCAGCATGAAGAACTCCAGTCAGACTCGATCAACAGGGTCTGTATAATGGCCCGCTCAACGGGTTCGGCCAAGCCATCTCTATGCTGCGTTTATTTTTACGACGATTCACGAAGGCCCTGCTCTGGTTCGCGGGTGGCAGCGTATTGCTGGTTCTGATTTTTCGCGTGGTGCCGCCACCGGGTACGGCGCTGATGGTCGAGCGCAAGATCGAATCCTGGATCGACGGGGAGCCGATTGACCTGCAACGCACCTGGAAACCCTGGGATGAAATATCTGACGACCTTAAAGTCGCAGTGATTGCCGGCGAAGATCAGAAATTCCCGGAGCATTGGGGTTTTGACCTGGGTGCGATCCGGGCCGCACTGGCCCACAACGAGCTGGGCGGTTCGGTGCGCGGCGCCAGTACATTGAGCCAGCAAGTCTCGAAAAACCTGTTTTTGTGGTCCGGGCGCAGTTGGTTGCGCAAAGGGCTGGAAGCCTGGTTTACCGGGTTGATCGAGGTGTTTTGGCCCAAGCAGCGGATTCTTGAGGTTTACTTGAACAGCGTCGAGTGGGATGACGGCGTGTTTGGCGCGGAAGCGGCGGCCAGGCATCACTTTGGTGTTGGCGCTCGTTCTTTGTCGCGCCAGCAAGCGAGTTTGCTGGCTGCCGTTCTACCCAATCCAAGGGTGTGGAGCGCGAGTCATCCGACCAATTATGTTGCGCGGCGGGCTGGGTGGATTCGGCAGCAGATGAGTCAGCTGGGTGGTGATAGCTATCTGCTGGGGCTCAACGATTCACGCCGGGCGCCTTGGTCCCAATAACACCGCAAATCCCCTGTGGGAGCGAGCCTGCTCGCGATAGCGGTAGATTATTCAACATCTGTACCGACTGACCTGACGCCATCGCGAGCAGGCTCACTCCCACAGGGGCCGGCGCCAGCCGGATAAATGGGCAATAAAAAACGCCCCGATCAATGATCGGGGCGTTTTTTATTGCCTTCTCGCAGGTTACGCAGCGATCGACAACTTGAGCTTGTTCATCGCGCTCTTCTCAAGCTGACGAATACGCTCGGCCGACACGTTGTACTTCTGCGCCAGGTCGTGCAGCGTGGCTTTCTCTTCAGCCAACCAGCGCTGATAAAGAATGTCACGGCTGCGGTCGTCCAGCACTTCCAGCGCTTCGTGCAGGTTGTGGTTGGAGTTGTCGCTCCAGTCGGCATCTTCCAGTTGACGGGCCGGGTCGTACCGGTGGTCTTCCAGATAGTTGGCCGGCGACTGGAAAGCACTGTCGTCGTCCGCTTCTGCAGCCGGGTCGAAAGCCATGTCATGGCCGGTCAGGCGACTTTCCATCTCGCGCACTTCCCGCGGCTCTACGCCGAGGCTTTCCGCCACACGGTGGACTTCCTCGTTGTTCAGCCACGCCAGACGTTTCTTCTGGCTGCGCAGGTTGAAGAAGAGCTTGCGCTGGGCCTTGGTGGTCGCGACTTTCACGATGCGCCAGTTGCGCAGGATGAACTCGTGGATTTCCGCCTTGATCCAGTGCACAGCGAACGAAACCAGACGCACACCCATTTCCGGGTTGAAGCGCTTCACGGCCTTCATCAGGCCGACGTTGCCTTCCTGGATCAGGTCAGCCTGAGCCAGGCCGTAGCCGGAATAGCTACGGGCGATATGTACGACAAAACGCAGGTGGGCGAGCACCATCTGCCGAGCCGCCCCCAAATCCTGCTCATAATAGAGACTCTCGGCCAGTTCACGCTCCTGCTCCGGCGTCAGCAATGGAATGCTGTTGACGGTGTGCACGTAGGCCTCCAGGTTCGCACCCGGGACCAGAGCATATGCAGGTTGCAAAGAATTGGTCATACGAAAAAACCTCCGACTTACAAACTCGTGCAGTTCAGCACTGCGAAAATTGACCGGAAACCGAAGAACAAGTTCCCTGAACCCATAAACGCTGAAAGGTCAATACGAGCAAAATGATACTACTTAGGCGCAAGCTCCCTCAGGTGGCGTGCGACTGCAATCCATGCACCGATATACCCTAACAGCACCGCGCCAAGCAAGAGCGACAGACCGTCGGCAACCGGCACTCCGGCCAGCGCGAAATCACTGCCGTACAAACCCGCCAGCCCGACCACCGCGTCGTTCAGCCAGTTCAGGCCGAACGCCAATACACCCCAGGAAAGCAACCCCGCACCGAAGCCATACAGCGCGCCCATATACAGAAAGGGCCGGCGCACATAACTGTCAGTGCCGCCGACGAGTTTAATCACTTCTATCTCTGTGCGGCGGTTTTCAATATGAAGACGAATGGTATTGCCTATCACCAAAAGTAATGCAGAAACCAGAAGCACGGTCAGACCGAAGACAAAACGGTCGCCCAGCTTCAGGATAGCTGCCAGACGCTCGACCCAGACTAGATCAAGTTGTGCCTGTTGTACCTTCGGCAGCTCGGAAAGTTTTTGTCGTAATGCTTCAAGCGCAGGCTTGTCGACTTCGTTCGGCGTCACCAGTACCACGCCTGGCAAGGGGTTTTCCGGCAACTCCTTCAGCGCCTCGCCCAGTCCGGACTGCTGCTGAAACTCTTCCAGCGCTTGATCACGGCCGACATATTCAGCATCGGCGACGCCGGGAATGCCTTTGATCTGGTCGCGCAACGACTCGCCTTCAGCCGGGCTGGCCTCAAGTTGCAGGTACAGGGAAATCTGCGCCGCACGCTGCCAGGAACCGCCGAGACGCTCGACGTTGCTTAGCAAAAGTGACAGGCCCATCGGCAAACTCAGGGCCACCGCCATCACCATGCAGGTGAAGAAACTACCGATGGGCTGCTTGCCCAGGCGACGCAAACTGTCCAGCAGACTGGCGCGATGGCTTTCGACCCAGGCGCGGAACAGCGTGGCAAAGTCCGGGCCGTCGTCATCGTCGCGTTTTTTCTTCTGCGGTTGCGGGTCGGCGGCTTTCGGCGCCACGCGCTCGGAAACCTTAGGGCTGCGTGTCGCACTCATACGCCGGCCTCCCCGTCGCCGATCAGTCGGCCGCGTTGCAGGGTCAACATGCGATGACGCATGCGAGCGATCAAGGCCAGGTCGTGACTGGCGATCAGCACGCTGGTGCCCAAGCGGTTGATGTCTTCGAACACGCCCATGATCTCGGCCGCCAGACGCGGATCGAGGTTACCGGTCGGCTCATCCGCCAACAGCAGCGCCGGCCGGTGAACGATGGCGCGGGCGATGCCGACGCGTTGCTGCTGGCCGGTGGACAGGTCGCCGGGGTACAGATCGGTTTTATCCGACAGCGCCACCCGCTCCAGGGCCGAATCCACACGCTTGGCGATCTCGGCCTTGGAAAGACCGAGGATCTGCAGTGGCAGCGCGACGTTATTGAACACGGTGCGATCGAACAGCAACTGGTGATTCTGGAACACCACGCCAATCTGCCGGCGCAGGAAAGGAATTTGCGCATTGCTGATGGTGCCGAGGTCCTGGCCGGCCAGCAGCAACTTGCCGGTGGTCGGACGCTCCATCGCCAGCAGCAGCCGCAACAAGGTGCTTTTACCAGCGCCGGAGTGGCCGGTCACAAACAAGAACTCGCCCCGACGGACTCGAAAGCTCAGCTCATGCAAGCCGACGTGACCGTTCGGGTAGCGTTTACCGACCTGTTCGAAACGAATCATGAACGCTCCCGCTCGGCAAACAATGCCTGGACAAAGGGTTCTGCTTCAAAAGTGCGCAAGTCATCGATGCCTTCACCGACGCCGATGTAGCGAATCGGCAGGCCAAACTGCTTGGCCAGGGCGAAAATCACCCCGCCCTTGGCGGTGCCGTCGAGCTTGGTCAGCGCCAGGCCGGTCAGTTCGACGGTCTGGTTGAATTGCTTGGCCTGGTTGATCGCGTTCTGACCGGTGCCGGCATCGAGCACCAGCAGCACCTCGTGCGGTGCGTCGGCGTCGAGCTTGCCGATCACCCGGCGAACCTTCTTCAACTCTTCCATCAAATTGTCTTTGGTGTGCAGACGACCGGCGGTGTCGGCGATCAACACGTCAATGCCACGAGCCTTGGCCGCCTGCACGGCGTCGAAGATCACCGAAGCCGAGTCGGCGCCAGTGTGCTGGGCGATCACCGGAATCTTGTTGCGCTCGCCCCAGACCTGCAATTGCTCGACCGCCGCGGCACGGAAGGTATCACCCGCCGCGAGCATGACTTTCTTGCCTTCGAGTTGCAGTTTCTTCGCCAGTTTGCCGATGGTGGTGGTCTTGCCGGCGCCGTTGACACCGACGACCAGAATCACGAACGGTTTGTTTTGCGAAGTGATTTTCAGCGGCTGCTCGACCGGCTTGAGCATTGCCGCCAGTTCAGCCTGCAGGGACTTGTAGAGAGCGTCGGCATCCGCCAGCTCTTTACGCGCAACCTTTTGGGTCAGGCGCTGGATGATGACCGAAGTGGCTTCAACGCCGACGTCGGCCGTCAGCAAACGGGTTTCGATGTCTTCGAGCAGCTCGTCATCGATGATCTTCTTGCCGAGGAACAGGCTGGCCATGCCTTCGCCGATGCTGGCGCTGGTCTTGGACAGGCCTTGCTTGAGGCGAGCGAAGAAACCGGCCTTGGTTTCTTCGGTGCGCGCTGGCTCGGCGGGTGTTTCGACCGGCACGACCGGCGCGGCGGCCACGGGAGCGACGACCGGTGCGGGCTCTGGCGCTGGAACAATAGGAACAATAGGAACAATAGGAACAACAGGAACAACCGGAGCGGCTGGAGCGACGAAGGCTGGAATCACAGGCTCCGGAACAACCGGCGCAGGCGCGGCCACAACAACCGGCTCAAGAGTCGGTTCAACCACCGGAGCCTGAATCGGCTCAGGCGCGAACGCAGTCGGCGCTGGAATCGGCGGCGTAATGTGCGGTGCCAATTCGTCTTCGACCAAAGCCACCGGC
This DNA window, taken from Pseudomonas fluorescens NCIMB 11764, encodes the following:
- the ftsY gene encoding signal recognition particle-docking protein FtsY, whose protein sequence is MFGSNDDKKAPAAAGEKKSLFGWLRKKPQETVVEQPQPLPEPAPAPVIEEELAPIVLPNAEPVLQPMAEAQAEVVAEQPLTPAAEPWLTLPVAEEPVALVEDELAPHITPPIPAPTAFAPEPIQAPVVEPTLEPVVVAAPAPVVPEPVIPAFVAPAAPVVPVVPIVPIVPIVPAPEPAPVVAPVAAAPVVPVETPAEPARTEETKAGFFARLKQGLSKTSASIGEGMASLFLGKKIIDDELLEDIETRLLTADVGVEATSVIIQRLTQKVARKELADADALYKSLQAELAAMLKPVEQPLKITSQNKPFVILVVGVNGAGKTTTIGKLAKKLQLEGKKVMLAAGDTFRAAAVEQLQVWGERNKIPVIAQHTGADSASVIFDAVQAAKARGIDVLIADTAGRLHTKDNLMEELKKVRRVIGKLDADAPHEVLLVLDAGTGQNAINQAKQFNQTVELTGLALTKLDGTAKGGVIFALAKQFGLPIRYIGVGEGIDDLRTFEAEPFVQALFAERERS